The following proteins are co-located in the Flavobacterium sp. CECT 9288 genome:
- a CDS encoding glycosyltransferase family 4 protein: protein MKQRKILFLGETYRADAITWIKGLEEFGGFKIITWELQKPSNNLKNRILRLLEYTTALQQIKKIIRLEKPDMIIAERTTSYGFLAVLCGIKPVAIAQQGYTDLWPKNSILYPLKKRIQQYAFKHATLIHAWGSVMSNSMQKANVDMSKVLVLPKGIDFQKFNCPQKTFSGKINAIVTRSLSPEYQHEVILKAFGILESNKIDFQLTIVGDGKELLKLKKLAQDLNISQKVHFTGRILNTELPKYLEKANLYISMPVTEGVSASLFEAMATRCYPIVSDIPGNKSYIKHKENGQLVPVGNYNKLAQEILWAIKNPNNIENATKINYIFCSQKANYKINMKEIANKYHTLINAKK, encoded by the coding sequence GTGAAACAACGAAAAATTCTTTTTTTAGGAGAAACCTACCGTGCAGATGCCATCACTTGGATTAAAGGGTTGGAGGAATTTGGCGGCTTCAAAATTATAACCTGGGAGTTACAAAAACCAAGTAATAATTTAAAAAATAGAATTTTACGACTCTTAGAATACACCACAGCATTACAGCAGATTAAAAAAATTATTCGTCTTGAAAAACCAGATATGATTATTGCTGAAAGAACTACAAGTTATGGATTTCTTGCAGTTTTATGCGGAATTAAACCCGTAGCAATTGCACAACAAGGTTACACTGATTTATGGCCAAAAAATTCCATATTGTACCCTCTAAAAAAAAGAATACAACAATATGCTTTTAAACATGCTACATTAATTCATGCTTGGGGTTCTGTAATGTCAAATTCCATGCAAAAAGCAAATGTTGACATGAGTAAAGTTTTGGTTTTACCAAAGGGTATTGACTTCCAAAAATTTAATTGTCCACAAAAAACCTTTTCGGGCAAAATAAATGCTATTGTCACCCGTTCCTTATCTCCTGAATATCAACATGAAGTGATATTAAAAGCCTTTGGAATTCTTGAAAGTAACAAAATAGATTTTCAACTAACAATTGTAGGTGACGGCAAAGAACTTTTGAAATTAAAAAAACTAGCGCAAGATTTAAATATTTCTCAAAAAGTACATTTTACGGGAAGAATTTTAAACACCGAATTACCTAAATATCTTGAAAAAGCAAATCTATACATCAGCATGCCAGTAACTGAAGGAGTTTCAGCATCACTTTTTGAAGCAATGGCCACGCGCTGTTATCCCATTGTAAGTGATATTCCTGGGAATAAAAGCTATATTAAACATAAAGAAAATGGACAGCTTGTACCCGTGGGCAATTACAACAAACTTGCACAAGAGATTTTATGGGCTATAAAAAACCCTAATAATATTGAAAACGCTACCAAAATTAATTACATTTTTTGCTCTCAAAAAGCAAATTACAAAATAAACATGAAGGAGATTGCCAATAAATACCATACTCTAATAAACGCCAAGAAATAA
- a CDS encoding DUF2461 domain-containing protein translates to MLTKESLQFLVDLKTNNNRDWFLDQKKRYEAFKADYKRFVSDLLDTLKPLDPSLELLEVKNCTFRINRDIRFSKDKTPYKSHLGIWISSGAKGHNRSGYYIHLEKGSSFIAGGLYCPEAEDVKKIRKEIAFFHEDLEAILAEKKFKKEFGDLDRNEKDLLKNPPRGYDKDHPAIDLLKLKSFESSHKIDYDDASKEDFTATICQKLILLKPLNDFINRALTTE, encoded by the coding sequence ATGCTCACAAAAGAATCACTTCAATTTCTGGTTGATTTAAAAACCAACAACAATAGAGATTGGTTTTTAGACCAAAAAAAAAGATACGAAGCTTTTAAGGCAGATTATAAAAGATTTGTTAGTGACTTGCTAGACACCTTAAAACCATTAGACCCAAGTCTAGAACTACTTGAAGTTAAAAACTGTACTTTTAGAATCAATAGAGACATTCGGTTTTCAAAAGATAAAACACCCTATAAATCCCATTTAGGCATCTGGATTTCATCTGGTGCAAAAGGTCATAATAGGTCTGGATATTACATTCATTTAGAAAAAGGAAGCAGTTTTATAGCTGGCGGATTGTATTGTCCAGAAGCTGAAGACGTAAAAAAAATACGTAAAGAAATTGCATTTTTTCATGAAGATTTAGAAGCCATACTAGCCGAGAAAAAATTCAAAAAAGAATTTGGTGATCTTGATAGAAACGAAAAAGATCTTTTAAAAAATCCCCCACGTGGTTACGATAAAGACCATCCAGCAATTGATTTATTAAAACTTAAAAGTTTTGAATCATCACATAAAATTGATTATGATGATGCCTCAAAAGAAGATTTTACAGCAACAATTTGTCAAAAATTAATTCTTTTGAAACCGCTGAATGATTTTATCAATCGTGCCCTAACGACCGAGTAA
- a CDS encoding thioredoxin domain-containing protein — protein MKPFKYIVILACAVFFTSCNAQETTKTIDAKTFSDKIAQTPSAQIIDVRTPQEFSSYHLDNAINIDWLGNSFEKEVAKLDPKKPVFIYCKSGGRSQSAHEKLNQLGFTTVYEMKGGILKWEAAGLAKSSDKVIGMTMEEYTKITTSDKKVLINFYAEWCAPCKKMAPYIKTMQTELANDITIIRIDADKNKTLMSELKISELPTLLFYEGAKVKWQKSGYITEVDLKKQIQ, from the coding sequence GCTGTATTTTTCACCTCATGTAACGCCCAAGAAACTACAAAAACTATAGATGCGAAGACTTTTAGTGACAAAATTGCCCAAACACCAAGCGCTCAAATTATAGATGTACGTACACCTCAAGAATTTTCGTCCTATCATTTAGATAATGCCATCAACATTGACTGGCTTGGTAACAGTTTTGAAAAAGAAGTAGCCAAATTAGACCCCAAAAAACCAGTTTTTATTTACTGCAAATCTGGAGGGCGAAGTCAAAGCGCACATGAAAAACTCAACCAATTAGGATTTACTACCGTTTATGAAATGAAAGGCGGCATCTTGAAATGGGAAGCTGCAGGATTAGCAAAATCAAGTGACAAAGTGATAGGCATGACAATGGAAGAATACACTAAAATCACTACCAGTGATAAAAAAGTTCTCATAAATTTCTATGCTGAATGGTGTGCTCCTTGTAAAAAAATGGCCCCTTACATAAAAACAATGCAAACAGAACTTGCCAATGACATTACCATCATAAGGATTGATGCTGATAAAAATAAAACGCTCATGAGCGAACTAAAAATTAGTGAACTTCCAACCTTACTTTTCTACGAAGGCGCAAAAGTAAAATGGCAAAAATCAGGATACATAACAGAAGTTGATCTAAAAAAACAAATACAATAA